The segment CCGACGCGCATCGCCGCGGCGTGTTCGATCCGATGACGGCCTCGCTGGTGCGCGTGCCTGGAAACGGCGATCCGCTGTCGCCGGAGGCCTGTCACGGCAGCGCGCCCGTGTTCGACGGCCGCATGCGCTACGAGCTCAAGCTCGATTTCAAGCGCATGGAGACCGTGAAGGCCGAGAAGGGCTATCACGGCCCGGTCGTGGTCTGCTCGCTCTATTTCGTGCCTGTGGCCGGCTACATCCCCGACCGCCCCGTGATCAAATACCTCGCCGCCCAGCGCAACATCGAGATCGCGTTCGCGCCGGTGGCCGGCACGCGGATCCTGGTCCCGTTCTGGCTGAAGGTCCCGACGCCGCTGGGCCCGGCGATGCTGGAAGCGACCAGCTTCATCACCACCGCCCAGCCGCCGCGGGTTGCGAAGACGCAGTAGGCCCACACGCCGTAGCCCGGATGGAGCGCAGCGCAATCCGGGATTCTTCGCCTTTGGCTCCCCGCATTCCGCTCCGCGCCATGCGGGCTACGATATCTCCATCCCCTCAACACCTTAGCCGCCGACACCCCGCCATTCCCGCGCCGCCCGTTTCTACTGTGCATGGGGTTGTTTTCGACAAATCAAGTTGGGTGCCTTCGCGGCCAGCGAATCCATTTGACTCTGCCCCGATTCTGATTCGACTCCGCGCCGTCCCCAACATTAAGGAACGCGTCATCAAATCGTCGCTTGTACGCCGGGCCAAAACTCCATCTAGTGCAGGAAACAATGAGTCCCGCGACATGTTGCGTGAACGTAACAGGACTCCGAGGGGAGTCAGCGATTCGGCCGCGATTCGTTCTAGAGTCGTTCCGAAGCTTAAAGCCAACGGGAAAAGCGTCGCAAAGTGAGACAGTTGCGCGGGATTCGGGGAGATGCTCCCAAACACTCCGCTGTCATGCCCCGGCTTGACCGGGGCATCCAGCACGCCGCGGCCTTTCGGTCCAACCACCGCCGCCCCAAACAGCACTGACATTCGCCCCAATCGCCACTACCTAATCATCCAGACATGGCCTTCTCTTCCTCCCCCTTCGCTTCCGAGCGCGCGCTTGCCGATCGAGTTCCAGGCAGTGGCGTCACTGCGGTGCTCGGGCCGACCAACACCGGCAAGACCCATCTCGCCATCGAGCGGATGCTGGCGCATTCGTCCGGCCTGATCGGGCTGCCGCTGCGGCTGCTCGCGCGCGAGGTCTACAACAAGATCGTCGCCCGCGTCGGCCCTGAGGCCGTCGCGCTTGTGACCGGCGAGGAGAAGATCAAGCCGAAGAACCCGCGTTTTTGGGTCTCCACCGTCGAGGCGATGCCGCGCGACCTCGACGTCTCCTTCCTCGCCGTCGACGAGATCCAGATCGCCTCTGATCTGGAGCGCGGCCACGTCTTCACCGACCGCATCCTCAACCGCCGCGGCCGCGACGAGACGCTGCTGTTAGGGGCTGCCACCATGCGCCCGATCATCGAGCGTCTGTTGCCCGGCGTCTCCATGATCACCCGGCCCAGGCTGTCGCAGCTCGAATTCGCCGGCGACCGCAAGATTACGCGCCAGCCGCGCCGCACCGCCATCGTCGCGTTCTCGGCCGACGAGGTCTACGCCATCGCCGAGCTGATCCGCCGCCAGCACGGCGGCGCCGCCGTGGTGCTGGGATCGCTGTCGCCGCGGACCCGCAACGCACAAGTCGAGATGTTCCAGAACGGCGACGTCGATTACCTCGTCGCCACCGACGCCGTCGGCATGGGCCTCAATCTCGACGTCGATCACGTCGCCTTTGCCTCCGACCGCAAGTTCGACGGCTACCAGTTCCGTAGGCTGACGCCGTCCGAATTCGCGCAGATCGCCGGCCGTGCGGGGCGCGCCACACGCAACGGCACCTTCGGCACCACCGGCCGTTGCGGCCCGTTCGAGCCCGAGCTCGTCAACGCGCTCCAGAACCACACCTTCGACAGCGTGAAGATGCTGCAATGGCGCAACTCGAAGCTCGATTTCTCCTCCCTCGGCGCGCTCCAGGTGTCCCTGAACCAGTCGCCCGGCCATGAGGTCTTGACGCGCGCGCCGATCGCCGAGGACATGCGCGT is part of the Bradyrhizobium commune genome and harbors:
- a CDS encoding DUF3108 domain-containing protein, whose product is MAALCGLAMAWEARPAAAQGKLEAQYEATLSGIPVGRGAWNIDIQDDVFSAAASGGTTGILKSFAGGSGTGASQGRVVNGALVASAYQASTTTSKKTEEIHITLDKGNVKEFGIIPEPPVDPDRIVVTDAHRRGVFDPMTASLVRVPGNGDPLSPEACHGSAPVFDGRMRYELKLDFKRMETVKAEKGYHGPVVVCSLYFVPVAGYIPDRPVIKYLAAQRNIEIAFAPVAGTRILVPFWLKVPTPLGPAMLEATSFITTAQPPRVAKTQ